A part of Aegilops tauschii subsp. strangulata cultivar AL8/78 chromosome 2, Aet v6.0, whole genome shotgun sequence genomic DNA contains:
- the LOC109744979 gene encoding G-type lectin S-receptor-like serine/threonine-protein kinase B120, translated as MKKTLFTVTCSILILILPFLSSLCQSDDQLTHAKPLSAGDTVISKGGVFALGFFSPNSSSTSLYLGIWYHNIPGHTVVWTANRDDPIAATSSPMLAITNSSDLVLSDSQGGSPWAVKINITSMGVAAVLLDTGNFVLMSPNGTCIWQSFDHPTDTILPGTRVYLSEKARVVRRLIAWKGPTDPSTGDFSLGLDPNSNLQLVIWHRIMPYLRLNILDDASVGGGIYQNTIFYEAIVGTSRDGFYYEFSVSGGSPYARLVLDHMGALRTLSWNNHSSWTTVFEHPASSCDVYASCGPFSYCDNTGAAATCRCLDGFESAGLDISSGCRRTKALKCGKQSHFVTLPKMKLPDKFVHVLNRSFDECTTECSNNCSCTAYAYTNLSSNGAMADQSNCLLWTGELVDTGKYSNNDENLYLRLANSPVRNGDLVKIILPIMVCVLILACIALGICKYKASKQKKTEIHNGPMIGYLSSSNEIGGEHVDFPFVTFEDIAAATDNFSDSKQIGSGGFGKVYKGILQVNTEVAIKRLIKGSRQGMEEFKNEIILIVRLQHKNLVRLLGCCIHGDERLLIYEYLPNKSLDAFLFDSTRQSVLDWPTRFQIIKGVARGLLYLHQDSRLTIIHRDLKPSNILLDSEMAPKISDFGMARIFGGNKQEAKTARVVGTYGYMSPEYVMGGVFSVKSDTYSFGVLLLEIVSGLKITSAQLVENFVSLTTYAWRLWADGKSTELMHSSFAESSSLHEVLRCIQVGLLCVQDRPDDRPLMSSVTFMLENDSALLPAPKQPTYFALQNFEAEESRENSVSTVTITTLEGR; from the exons atgaagaagactctatTCACCGTCACTTGTAGCATTCTAATTTTGATCCTCCCATTCCTGAGTTCACTATGCCAATCCGATGACCAGCTCACACATGCAAAGCCGCTCTCTGCCGGCGACACGGTCATCTCCAAGGGCGGGGTCTTTGCGCTCGGCTTCTTCTCCCCAAACAGCTCCAGCACAAGCTTGTACCTTGGCATATGGTACCACAACATCCCTGGCCACACCGTCGTATGGACCGCCAACCGCGACGATCCGATCGCCGCCACTTCATCTCCGATGCTCGCCATCACCAACAGTTCTGACCTGGTGTTGTCTGACTCCCAAGGTGGCTCTCCTTGGGCGGTGAAGATCAACATCACGAGCATGGGAGTTGCTGCAGTGTTGCTTGACACGGGAAATTTTGTCCTCATGTCTCCAAATGGCACATGCATATGGCAGAGTTTTGATCACCCGACGGACACCATTCTCCCCGGTACTAGGGTCTACCTGAGCGAGAAGGCTCGTGTTGTCCGGCGTCTAATTGCTTGGAAGGGCCCCACTGACCCATCCACTGGAGATTTTTCTTTGGGCCTTGACCCAAACTCGAACCTTCAGTTAGTCATTTGGCATCGGATTATGCCCTACCTCCGCCTCAATATTCTCGATGATGCGTCAGTAGGTGGTGGCATATACCAGAACACTATCTTCTATGAAGCGATTGTTGGAACAAGCAGGGACGGGTTCTATTATGAATTCTCAGTTTCTGGTGGCTCACCGTATGCACGCCTTGTGCTCGACCACATGGGTGCGTTGAGGACTCTTAGCTGGAACAACCACTCATCTTGGACAACCGTCTTCGAGCACCCCGCTAGCAGCTGCGACGTCTATGCTTCATGTGGCCCATTCAGCTATTGCGACAACACTGGGGCTGCCGCGACATGCCGTTGTCTCGATGGGTTTGAATCCGCTGGTCTTGACATTTCGAGCGGATGTAGAAGAACCAAGGCACTGAAATGCGGCAAGCAAAGTCATTTCGTGACCTTGCCTAAGATGAAGTTACCTGACAAGTTTGTACATGTTCTCAACAGAAGCTTTGATGAATGCACGACCGAGTGCAGCAACAATTGCTCGTGTACAGCCTACGCCTACACCAACTTGAGCAGTAACGGTGCTATGGCCGACCAGTCAAATTGCTTGCTTTGGACAGGGGAGCTTGTCGATACAGGCAAGTATAGCAACAATGACGAGAACCTGTACCTCCGGCTTGCTAACTCTCCTG TTCGAAATGGCGATTTGGTAAAGATTATACTCCCAATCATGGTTTGCGTGTTGATACTTGCATGCATAGCCCTTGGGATATGCAAATACAAAG CAAGCAAACAAAAGAAGACGGAAATCCACAATGGACCAATGATAGGATACCTTAGCTCATCTAATGAAATTGGAGGTGAACATGTGGACTTTCCttttgttacctttgaagatatTGCCGCGGCAACAGATAATTTCTCGGACTCTAAACAAATCGGAAGTGGTGGTTTTGGCAAAGTTTACAAG GGTATTCTGCAAGTGAACACTGAAGTTGCTATCAAACGACTTATTAAGGGTTCTAGGCAAGGGATGGAGGAGTTTAAAAATGAGATAATTCTAATTGTAAGATTGCAGCACAAAAACCTTGTTAGACTTCTTGGTTGCTGTATTCATGGAGATGAGAGGTTACTTATCTATGAATACTTACCAAACAAAAGCCTGGATGCCTTCCTTTTTG ATAGTACAAGACAATCTGTGCTTGATTGGCCCACACGCTTCCAAATTATTAAAGGGGTGGCGAGAGGTCTTCTTTACCTCCACCAAGATTCAAGATTAACTATAATTCACAGGGATCTCAAACCAAGCAACATCTTACTGGATTCCGAAATGGCTCCCAAAATATCAGATTTCGGTATGGCAAGGATCTTTGGTGGAAACAAACAAGAAGCAAAAACTGCCCGGGTTGTTGGGACATA TGGTTACATGTCACCTGAATATGTTATGGGAGGTGTCTTTTCTGTAAAATCGGACACCTATAGCTTCGGTGTTCTTCTCTTAGAGATTGTAAGTGGCTTGAAGATCACCTCAGCGCAACTGGTAGAGAACTTTGTGAGCCTGACAACTTAT GCATGGAGACTGTGGGCAGATGGAAAATCAACAGAATTGATGCACTCTTCGTTTGCTGAGAGTAGTTCACTTCATGAAGTTCTACGGTGTATTCAAGTCGGTCTCCTGTGTGTTCAAGACCGTCCGGATGATAGGCCACTCATGTCATCAGTTACCTTTATGTTAGAGAATGACAGTGCATTGCTCCCAGCACCAAAGCAGCCTACATATTTTGCTCTACAGAATTTCGAAGCTGAAGAATCAAGGGAAAACTCTGTGAGTACAGTGACCATCACAACACTAGAGGGGCGTTAG